From the genome of Rathayibacter sp. VKM Ac-2759, one region includes:
- a CDS encoding FtsX-like permease family protein: MFATYLRRELTNRRRQTVIISAGMALAIALVILVNSFSAGVQNAQASVLESVYGVGTDITVTQAAEAPTEGGPGQQFDFGSTDGTTEDGTTSVSQSRLEADRGTTTFDAGAVDTVLGVDNVQNAIGVLSLTNTTFNGELPDMSQMGTGTAPGAGTTGEMPTGGPDGAGGSSFDVDSFSVLGLDPAGSAIGPLADVSLTDGRTFTAEDAGQNVVLIDSSYATTAELSVGSTLDIGGTEFSVIGIVTSDSTDASTASDTYIPLDVAQTLSGQAGMVSSVYVQAASSEDITQIQTDIQSALPDATVSTQSDLASSVSGSLSTAGDLVASLGTWLSLLVLAAAFLIATLFTISGVTRRTREFGTLKAIGWTNGSIVRQVAGESVVQGLIGGAAGIVLGLIGVAVVNMIAPTLSGSSATTTAAAGPGGGFGGGGPGAQTATATEVALSLPITVPVILLAVGLAVLGGLLAGSVGGWRAARLRPAAALRSVG, encoded by the coding sequence ATGTTCGCCACCTACCTCAGGCGAGAGCTCACCAATCGGCGACGGCAGACCGTCATCATCTCGGCCGGGATGGCGCTCGCCATCGCGCTGGTGATCCTCGTCAACTCGTTCTCGGCCGGCGTGCAGAACGCCCAGGCCTCGGTCCTCGAATCCGTCTACGGAGTCGGCACCGACATCACCGTGACCCAGGCCGCCGAGGCGCCGACCGAGGGCGGACCCGGCCAGCAGTTCGACTTCGGCTCGACCGACGGCACGACGGAGGACGGCACGACCTCGGTCAGCCAGTCGCGCCTCGAGGCCGACCGCGGCACGACCACCTTCGACGCCGGAGCCGTCGACACCGTGCTCGGAGTCGACAACGTGCAGAACGCCATCGGCGTGCTGTCGCTGACCAACACGACCTTCAACGGCGAGCTGCCCGACATGAGCCAGATGGGCACCGGCACCGCGCCCGGAGCCGGCACGACCGGCGAGATGCCCACCGGCGGCCCCGACGGCGCGGGCGGATCCTCGTTCGACGTCGACTCCTTCTCGGTCCTCGGACTCGACCCGGCCGGCTCCGCGATCGGCCCCCTGGCCGATGTGAGCCTGACCGACGGCCGCACCTTCACCGCCGAGGACGCGGGCCAGAACGTGGTCCTGATCGACTCCTCGTACGCCACCACCGCCGAGCTCTCGGTCGGCTCGACCCTCGACATCGGCGGCACCGAGTTCAGCGTGATCGGCATCGTCACCTCCGACTCGACCGACGCGTCGACCGCCTCCGACACCTACATCCCCCTCGACGTCGCGCAGACGCTCTCGGGCCAGGCCGGCATGGTCTCGTCCGTCTACGTGCAGGCCGCGTCCTCCGAGGACATCACCCAGATCCAGACCGACATCCAGTCCGCTCTGCCCGACGCCACCGTGTCCACGCAGTCCGACCTCGCCTCCTCGGTCTCGGGCTCGCTCTCGACCGCCGGCGACCTGGTCGCCAGCCTCGGCACCTGGCTCTCCCTGCTGGTCCTCGCCGCCGCGTTCCTGATCGCGACTCTGTTCACCATCTCGGGCGTCACCCGGCGCACCCGCGAGTTCGGCACCCTCAAGGCGATCGGCTGGACCAACGGCTCGATCGTCCGCCAGGTCGCCGGCGAATCCGTGGTCCAGGGCCTGATCGGAGGCGCCGCCGGCATCGTGCTCGGGCTCATCGGCGTCGCGGTGGTCAACATGATCGCGCCGACCCTCTCGGGGAGCTCCGCCACGACGACCGCCGCGGCCGGCCCCGGCGGAGGCTTCGGAGGCGGCGGCCCCGGCGCGCAGACCGCGACCGCCACCGAAGTGGCCCTGTCGCTCCCGATCACCGTCCCCGTGATCCTGCTCGCCGTCGGCCTCGCCGTCCTCGGCGGCCTGCTCGCCGGATCCGTCGGAGGCTGGCGCG